A genomic window from Betta splendens chromosome 17, fBetSpl5.4, whole genome shotgun sequence includes:
- the LOC114844058 gene encoding discoidin domain-containing receptor 2-like codes for MEVKEVKLVAHHVFVVLLAASVRTQVNPEMCRYPLGMTGGQIQDEDISASSQYSESTAARFGRLDFDNGDGDGAWCPGVTSEADGLKDFLQVDLRSLHFITLVGTQGRHADGMGNEFAQRYRIQYSRGGSDWVDWRDRKGRQVIEGNRNAYEAVLKDLEPPLIARFVRFMPVTDHSMIVCMRVELYGCEWLDGLTSYSIPDGHQMIYRGRDVYFNDSVYDGASAERLTQGLGQLTDGTWGLDDFLHSQIYGMWPGYDYVGWNNRSFPKGYVEMIFEFDHVRNFTSMKVYCNNMYSRGVRLFRQATCYFRSGPDWEADPVVFRPGADHVSQAARFVTVPLGDRTASSIKCRFHFGDLWMLLSELAFQSGSAVYNTSRNKGHPTSLLPGYDPTHKLDDSNTRILIGCLVAVIAILLAIIVIILWRQVWQKMLEKASRRMLDDELTARLADQTRAFSFHHSSLSSEEGSASTSTYERIFPLCADYQEPSRLIRKLPEFAQSAEPVEKPEAACSDNAPHYAEADIISLQESSESSTCPVTAVNISLFAGTDSSLKEFPRNKLTFKEKLGEGQFGEVHLCEAEDMQDFLNEDLCIEGNNMSPLLVAVKTLREDANKNARNDFLKEIRIMSRLRDPNIVRLLAVCVDSDPLCMITEYMENGDLNQFLCNLRLRQAAEDRTEWEEKEERSMVCDRKLIGMAAQIASGMKYLSSLNFVHRDLATRNCLVGKNYTIKIADFGMSRNLYRGDYYRIQGRAVLPIRWMSWESILLGKFTMASDVWAFGVTLWEILTLCKEQPYSQLSDEQVIENTGEFFRDQGKQVYLPKPPYCPDKVYSDLMLSCWRRNAKQRPSFQDIHTQLVESLA; via the exons ATGGAGGTCAAGGAGGTTAAACTGGTCGCACACCATGTCTTCGTTGTCCTACTGGCTGCCAGCGTACGAACACAAGTCAACCCAG AAATGTGCCGTTATCCTCTGGGCATGACCGGCGGACAGATCCAAGATGAGGACATCTCTGCCTCCAGTCAGTATTCTGAGTCAACGGCTGCGAGATTTGGAAG GCTCGACTTTGACAACGGCGACGGCGACGGGGCCTGGTGTCCCGGCGTGACGTCAGAGGCGGACGGGCTCAAGGACTTCCTGCAGGTGGACCTGCGCTCGCTGCACTTCATCACGCTGGTGGGCACCCAGGGTCGCCATGCCGACGGGATGGGCAACGAGTTCGCCCAGCGCTACCGGATCCAGTACAGCCGCGGCGGCAGCGACTGGGTGGACTGGCGCGACAGGAAGGGGCggcag GTCATTGAAGGCAACAGGAACGCGTATGAAGCGGTGCTGAAGGATCTGGAGCCTCCCCTCATCGCCCGTTTTGTTCGCTTCATGCCCGTGACCGACCACTCCATGATTGTCTGCATGAGAGTGGAGCTCTACGGCTGCGAATGGCTGG ACGGCCTGACGTCTTACAGCATTCCAGATGGACACCAGATGATCTACCGGGGTCGTGACGTCTACTTTAATGACTCTGTGTATGACGGGGCGTCGGCTGAAAG aCTCACCCAGGGCCTCGGCCAGTTGACGGACGGCACCTGGGGTCTGGACGACTTCCTCCACAGCCAGATCTATGGCATGTGGCCCGGCTACGACTACGTGGGCTGGAACAACCGCAGCTTCCCCAAAGGTTACGTGGAGATGATCTTTGAGTTTGACCATGTCCGAAACTTCACCTCCATGAAG GTTTACTGCAACAACATGTACAGCCGAGGGGTGAGGCTGTTCAGGCAGGCCACATGTTACTTCCGCTCGGGCCCAGACTGGGAGGCCGACCCGGTGGTTTTCCGGCCCGGCGCGGACCACGTGAGTCAAGCCGCCCGCTTCGTCACCGTGCCTCTGGGGGACCGCACCGCCAGCTCCATCAAATGTCGCTTCCACTTCGGTGACCTTTGGATGCTGCTGAGCGAGCTGGCCTTCCAGTCAG GTTCAGCCGTGTACAACACATCTCGCAATAAAGGACACCCCACAAGTCTGCTACCAG GGTATGATCCTACTCATAAACTCGATGACAGCAACACCAGGATCTTGATTGGCTGCTTGGTGGCGGTCATAGCCATCTTATTGGCCATTATAGTCATTATCTTGTGGCGGCAAGTCTGGCAAAAGATGCTTGAAAAG GCCTCCCGTCGCATGCTGGACGACGAGCTCACGGCGCGCCTCGCCGACCAAACCCGGGCCTTCTCCTTCCACCACTCCTCCCTGTCCAGTGAGGAGGGCTCCGCCTCAACCTCCACGTACGAAAGGATCTTCCCCCTGTGCGCCGACTACCAGGAGCCCTCGCGCCTCATCCGAAAGCTGCCCGAGTTCGCGCAGTCCGCAGAGCCCGTAGAGAAGCCGGAGGCGGCCTGTTCGGACAATGCCCCCCATTATGCGGAGGCAGACATCATCAGCCTGCAGGAGTCTTCAGAAAGCAGCACCTGCCCCGTCACAGCTGTCAACATCAGCCTCTTTGCTGGCACTGATTCCTCGTTGAAAGAGTTCCCCAGAAACAAGCTCACCTTCAAAGAGAAGCTGGGAGAGGGCCAGTTTGGAGAA GTGCACTTATGTGAGGCGGAGGACATGCAGGACTTCCTGAATGAGGATTTGTGTATAGAGGGAAACaatatgtctcctctgcttgttgCTGTTAAAACGCTGCGGGAAGATGCCAACAAGAACGCTAG gaacgACTTTCTGAAGGAGATCCGAATCATGTCTCGTCTGAGAGACCCCAACATTGTCCGCCTGCTGGCCGTGTGTGTGGACTCGGACCCCCTGTGTATGATCACTGAGTACATGGAGAACGGGGACCTGAACCAGTTCCTGTGCAACCTCAGGCTCAGACAGGCCGCTGAGGACAGGACAGAgtgggaagagaaggaggagaggagcatgGTCTG CGACAGGAAACTGATCGGCATGGCGGCGCAGATTGCGTCTGGTATGAAATATTTGTCCTCTCTTAACTTCGTCCACCGTGACCTGGCGACGCGCAACTGCCTGGTGGGTAAGAACTACACCATAAAGATCGCCGACTTCGGCATGAGCCGAAACCTGTACAGAGGCGACTACTACCGGATCCAGGGCCGGGCCGTCCTGCCCATTCGCTGGATGTCCTGGGAGAGCATCCTACTG GGGAAGTTCACCATGGCCAGTGACGTGTGGGCGTTTGGTGTGACTCTGTGGGAGATTCTGACTCTGTGTAAGGAGCAGCCTTACTCCCAGCTCTCTGACGAGCAGGTCATTGAAAACACGGGGGAGTTTTTCAGGGACCAGGGCAAACAG GTGTATCTGCCAAAGCCGCCGTACTGTCCCGATAAAGTCTACAGTGAtctgatgctgagctgctggaggagaaatgCCAAGCAGAGGCCAAGTTTTCAGGACATACACACTCAGCTGGTGGAGAGTCTGGCATAG